ctttgtttaaatatgcccaagtgctcagaatgttttagtgcaagtcttagacaatggtatctctgaatgaggcagcagtttggttcctcctgaaggccctataactgtcctgagaagttgtttgtatgcacttactgccttgacacttgttgatgtacatgtgctctgctcaagcagtaaaggggagatcacatgcagagatgattttctgtagcctctcagtccgagtaaaaataaaatatccttgtcatataggaaccaagtctctggctggaaatttctacaacagaaccaattagtcatctctataaatatatacagatgtagccgcttgaattttccccagtttccatgatgggaccttggctggtccttggctgatccttggctggcccctgctgggttctgggtgggaccttgactgtaatgagatcccccactatgatgtaatgaataagtgggccggctcttgctgacacccactgttcgagaaatatgtacttttactattgtcattttgctagatgccatttcttagacataacaccctgcagcagcttgatcttaatttagcaatcacccttcttaagaactgtcgcttgaatatttccaccccatacatggtgataaacaatgttaaatgttattcgcatatcctgtttgtgtacctcagtaaaagatactgcgaggggagttactctttcgaagttggctgagttcgactgagaggctggcacctcgaagtcaggaccggacttcccttgcagcaagtaaaaagtcatcacagctgtctgtgttgttctgtgttcagagattggttggttttcagcgtatatttaggggaaaaaacccaacacccaacagaacaaaaacaacacagtaacacagaggtgtagctaaaaattctgggcccctgacagaaggtcaccttgcgcccctctgtcgaattttacatactgtgaaagagatttgttgagccatcttctaatccagtgcaatccagctttatttgaaaagcactttaaacaatcatatggaccaaagtgctgcacagaggaataaataaaaacattcacatacttaaaaacgaagtaaaataaatttaataaaaaccagaacacaaattaaatgagagtaaaaggccattaataaaataaaaacaaaaaattacattaattaataaagaaaaggctaagattaaaataaaatttactattaaagtcaacatctcacaacatgccaaaggccaaagagaaaggatgagttttaagaagagatttaaaaacggacagagaagaggcctcccaaatgtgaaaaggcaagtcattccacattttaggagctgcgactgcaaaagctcgatcccctctaagctcacgctgagtcttaggaactgtcaggaacagctgatcagctgacctgagagagcgggtgggggtgtaagggtgaagcagctcacagaggtcaggtggagcaagacccttgagggctttaaaagcaaataacagaattttaaaatgaatcctaaaatgtacgggcagccagtggagtgaggctaaaatgggggagacatgctcatatttccatgtgcggcagcattttgaaccttctggaggtgaacaatagtggagcctctaaccccaacatagagggcgttacagtggtccagactagtagtgacaaaagagtggattactgtctcaaagtgctgcctagaaagaattggctttattttggccaactgcttcaattgtaaaaagcttgacttgacaactgaccttatctgagtgtaagagcaaaggaaactgaatccactactgtatgttctgtcctgtacatttttattacagtttttctcaattgctttggctcagttctcaaatgatttttttatttcccaaaacattaagttcagatctctgaacaattcgcatctttttcacatcagattggaatttcttattgatttgagcaaattgcaaatgttttggcacatgtgtgcaaagagtacatacaactgtctgcagtttggacaacaaataattgcaaatggcttgttgatcaaaactgatgactcgattctcacttacactgtcaaacacttcagaacttctcagacattttttattgtgtaagccatcacattcaaaacgatctattcaattatcataattagtattcatgaatgtatattctaaaatatatctaacattgacattttttgtaatgtctgctacattggcacatgccctgtaattgcaatcgcaatctaattgcaaagtacctctaatatgactcaaccatttaaccatttaaccaatcactttgggagtatatatatgtagattgcccacagcacaatcactgctgtagaatgttttgagaatggaggacgttcacaacgctgaactgcagcaacatgctcgtggaagagcaattggaaggcgtgtaagaatacgtggtggtggtagaggaagaaataatcgaggaagaggtggaaatagaagagtcagagtctctgatgaaatcagagccacacttgtggatcatgtcataaatcatggttttacaatggaagaggctggtcgaagagtacagcctaatgtaaacaggtccacagtgtcatcaattgtgcaaacctttcgtagggaaaacaggtacatatgtatttttttgttttacagtatgtaaagtatttttacagtataaacaacaatattgtaaaggtaaatgcaagtctatttgttcattctatagaactgcacgacaacctcgcgctggtggcagagcagcagtatttaaccaactgcaagaacaagaaatttgcaacatggtcatagccaacaattccatcaggctaagagagatccaaagtgcaatcataaatgacaatgaggtctttgcaaatattaattctgtcagcatttccaccatagtagttttagaaagacatcagatgactatgaaacagctctataaggtgccatttgagaggaacagtgaaagagtcaaggcatcgcgctaccagtatgtccaggtaaaccactggtgtgcacttagtgagttttcctgtatttctaagatgcctgtattactttactgtaagtttcagaaacccataagaaaatacgtttactgttacattttttcctgtgttccttcatagagaatcatggagttagaactacatgaaacgacccacattcttgtttttgtggacgaggctgggtttaatctgtccaaaggccggagacgtggtcgcaatctcattggacagcgagccacaattgacacaccaggccaacgtggggccaatattacaatgtgtgctgccatttcagagaacggtgtgagcacacatattccacacattgggccctataatacccaacttctcctggccttcctaaatgcactttacagagacctgattccagaacaagaaagaggtttggttagaccacatttgcctaattatgttgttgtctgggataatgtcagcttccaccgaaccaacagtgttagtgactggtttgctgcacatgaaaggataacagtggaattccttccaccatactctccgttcctaaatccaatagaagagtttttttcagcatggaggtggaaagtgtatgatcatagaccacaaTATCTCAAAAATTTGACCGTATTTCTCTCTgaccatttaaaacatttaaattatttttgtgatgcatcagtatcaatagctacaacgtcataacagatatagatataatgcggttcatacttttgaagttgatgcgtatctcccgaaaaaaatcaactccagaagagtccgcgtctgtaaatgcctgaacttcggaatcgatcctacctttgttaggcgcggcatctgtgtcttgcagctgttcccttggataaagatgttaattgtcatgcttacagcatctcgatctccggcgtttgtgaagttgggattgatgctgtcctgtgtttttttttttccttccacacttaagctctgcttgttactgccccatagcggagcgcaagtgaaacggactaccggagatttgcactgtttttctgttagtgtgtataatcaaaatatgactcagtttggccagttagaaaaatatgataatagaaaagtattcttttcctctcacttttttttcttgatttaattaccgacttcacgtacttacactgtgtcccgttgcacgatgtaatattgcgaaactatgattttgtggcagtgttttgtaaaggaattttccgtttaatcatcgtcttagtataaagctatatggttgttctggtatcagtggacgtacattatgtattttttcttctcttgagcaccatggtcatgacatgaagctcagtcattgattactcgcaaatgttagtagtcatccgctgtttatcttgaagatgtaaaagtagtgcgcgtacatctcctcgttagtatagtggtgagtatccccgcctgtcacgcgggagaccggggttcgattccccgacggggagagtctgcatctttttgcctcggtctcaaaaggcaccaagctagaaccggccccgtgttagtggaaacggggcttgtgacttgtactcatgcataatattctgcgggtcgctcagcagcgcagcatatgaaactagactcggattgtaagtgtgtggttttgataattgatgtatggatggatggatccttaataagagatataaacaataaggtccagtcgccaactaatcatgtaaaatacgtcataaactcatggttgttaaacccagaataaaaatgaagacgtataactaggaaagtcaacttgcacatttcaattttggttcgatataatcacgttgtccttaaccctccagtgcaggaggggacggtaatgcgcatcgaatgtttccgaacctgtgtgtgatacaaccgaggaagagccgatgacttcgggggaggaggggcaggcgactcggaagaaaaagcagcagaacccaatgcagcctgtagcccattcaaaggcctactgttggacctctgcttattttgcaatacgtctttagtacggactgaaaaatgtccgatttcgatgagtttgagaagcagttaagcgaaaatcggcaaggtaagtttggctttgaagatcggtgtatgctccctgttttagggtaataaagtggccggcgtgtcctagcgccgaggatggtgcggagggcacttctgctggttccgaaaagaaaagcgcggctgggaaatcggtgccttttatccgagcgctcgccgattctgaaacctgcccgattcttcttctcccagctgccgcaggatccccgaaaactgaccgctttggtaaatcagtgacattctttgcttggcattgttatagagatcgctaggcctgcatccatcagtgcccggcgtacataacatggacatttcaatgaaacgttattggggtgcactcgatgtgaaagcctgcggttttatttatttaattatttaccattatacacttggatcataaattgcgacccgcgtattttcattcgcagtaacacactatgcatggatgtttgttgcaagcgttatattttcaagatcacgtttaaagttttatgcaaataaaaacgaccgcgaccacttgatttaaagtccgcacttaataacagtgttagttacttggtttttaaatactacgacgagttttctatataatgatatgattttgtctctttccgatgcacaatagcctttcccttgggtccgaaatgctggccctgtcatccgtacagaataagtctttctcacacgatcgccgtttcttcatgatgtatagactctaaaaatcagccgcgttccctggaatcataacaactgcttttaggtcgttattgcaaagtcttgcacctgtatctacctttacagcggatagcagtaactaacaatgatgtacagttatataacaatacacatataacttcattaaagtgcagagaatccagtaaactgaataaacttaagccatactaacgcaactgaaatatacaacatgcgttacaacggagtcgaaagtaggattgatttatgtacctatcaaatggcaatcttgtcatatcagctccttatcactaaatcactaaaatgtcattcgaaacgacctgattcggctagacgagcactaagtgccgccgtgtttgataaactagcagttccagtcattcatatctgcgctctgactatgcctgcgattgcggtaattggttattaccgatttacgtaagatgcattggccgctccgtgtctgtacttttgcagcggtgcattaccgtaacgctgttataactgatgcatgaagctgattcctcgagcagcacctgcgtttaaatgcttcactgaaaactgcaccttcagggatttatttaagcttctatatgaaggacctgctgggatagaaaggtgatattttattgctagtttaataaagtgctgtctgtcagattgaaacgatattaattacccatccatcgtccaaccagttatcttagtcaggctcccctggagcctattccaggcaaattccccatacagagagcagaggcaaaattcaggcctccagactcggaggcgtgaggcaactgtactcaccactgtgctcctatatcattaattagtctggttatgtttttattgtttcacaacagactgacattcaaggggatgtccttgtgcccttgaaattattagccattgagagatgggtgtgtttgtttcaggagggtgtgattgaatatgtgaattgaatggaggtgcttcattctggtgaggaaactggggagttagaccccgtaccacatcttggtctccgtaagtgacttttaaggcatagcgctgggtcagtcagcatccagcaccccagggaagttggtaatatgattactctgtgactcatgggcttcaaacccacaaccatccggacacacattcataatccctctgagttacacatcttggatttatcgaaatggatggtaggggggcagtcatgtcgctccgcccaccgtctcactggtaccacggtgtcgtcccccagagcgggagaaggagcgacacaagaagcgtagccgcagccggtctctgagccgtggcgagaagcaccgccgctggagcaaggactccagggggcggagtcacgagaagcgcagcagcagccgcgaccgcaagggtcgtgaccgacggagcagctcacgcgagcacaagaagcacaggtaccccccctcacggtcccggttacaggcactgaagctgatatctagcatggtttgaggcctcttaacaagtttctttcacaatcaaccaattggtttcttcgtggtgggaagggggactgtacccatattaaattttaactggcgtttataagtagcccccgccatagcgatgggacctcaaagccagcctaaaaagtggcgcatggtcacaccctcatgaccttaaactgcctgcgatccaaagttaaatgtaaacattctgccatctgtttgtttttgccagattctgagtgtttacactgtattgtttggggaaaacaaccttctgttttgtgtttgggcagctactctcctcggagaagccgtaagaaaaggacatacaagtactgggatgttccccctccgggattcgagcacatcacccccatgcagtacaaggcaatgcaaggtttggatgcgacgcttccatgtgtgctagttcagtattgcaaggttatggtatattggttgcaatgaaagcatttattctggagtgccctcctcccccctgctggtcaaagagggaataacacttgggatgatttcagacagtgtgaagagagcttaaacctaggggttagaagcaaatgaaggcgacgatccggatgttctggccgtccctggttggggtcttgaagccctttctcctccccacagctgcagggcagatccccacgatagctttactggcaacatccaccaccagcggcgtggcagtgacgcccacccaggtgccgatggtcggcagccagatgacccggcaggccaggcggctttatgtcggcaacatccccttcggcctgacggaggtgagtccaggcaaagtcccgcgttgccttctgtcatgcatactggtgtcatgtgtagctcagtgagttaggacactgagctacacaagagtcacaagaaggttgttggttcaaatcccttgggcagcagagtgatttcaccattgggcccccgagcgcagcccttaagcactatttgctctaggaactgtctggtcctgcttcttcaatgaaatgtatgttgctttggatgaaagtgtccgcaaaataaatagataaatgtactagacttgtcagtcattttttttctcgtttgcctgttttgatgtcttcagacgtctgcctgtcttcattcagtgtgtctgcctgtctttttaggaggccatggcggatttcttcaatacccagatgcgattggctggcttatgtcaaggtcccaccaatcccgtcctcgctgttcagataaaccaggacaagaactttgccttccttgaagtaagagtctttcctgcctaatggctgctgtgtccaggcggagaccgcagccttccctgattaacgacgttcttcgttctgccctagtttcggtccgtggatgagaccacgcaggcaatggccttcgacggcatcattttccagggtcagtcgttaaaaatcaggcggccccacgactatcgccccctgcctggcatctcagagcagcccgccttccacgtaccaggtccgttttgcttgtcgccgtcataaccttaatctttatttacctttgaagagccgatcggcaaggccagttttttgtactcgttacggactgactgtccttcgcaagctgcggatgtcttgtcatataaagagggagactttcacttttatttacttaatgttgtaaatatttagcagacagttttatccaaagtgaagaatgtttttttttttttttttttttgagaaatcagggtcagcctgtccctagagcaaactcgccggcccagtggtgtgatcaccagtgatgtgaaccagtgatcttctgatgataacgctggcatcctaaccagctgagccacacacacacacacacagctcagtcactcacttcttactgttaacataggggtgttgtgtggctctgtgatgtttgcccatgaaaagaaggttgctggttcaaataccagggttggcagagtgatttcaccactgggcccttgagcaaggaccctaacccccaaattgttctagggttgctggctcctattctagttaaaaattctggacacacctactgaaaatgacttgtttttcagcaagataatgacccaaagcccaccttgaaggttatgcaagtagcttattaccttgtgaactaggaaagagatggtccccacagccccccaacctaaactctatagagctggtttgggatcagttggatgagagtaagagtaaggtagccagcttgcgcgcagaacttgtggaaactcgaggactgttggagaaacggtccaggtgggtacatatgttagctggttgagtccgcaatgctgtcatcgaagccaatggctcctattttgaagagacaaaaattttgtctttgcagtacttcatatgcataacttccatgcccaaaggccttttactataaggtgaataacagctaaaatagagacaaatgcattaagagcaggtgtgtccatacttttgactggtgctgcatgtatcagcatctcccatggagagcaagatgggagagacaaaaaacagtcgtcaaactgccccagtatttaggtatttttttgctggagttacatttatctgatattatataggagataacgacgtcatactgatttgaagttggcttatttcactcgcgccgtttgctcgtggtcattatccagcatgttgacggtttgctgtgatcggccggctttgggcgccgtgccgctctgtctgcaggggtcgtctccaccgtggttccagactcgccacacaagctctttgtcggaggcctgcccaactatctcagtgacgatcaggtaccccgccctcagtctctgtcgccggggagccgacccacaaccctcctgtgtttctgtcccactgctgcacgtggaactcaagcaggcatgcacacacacgcacacgcacgcacgcacgcacgcgcacgcacatacatacataaaataaacactcgtctctgtgtaactgattagtaggaaaagaaagcctgtcaaagttacctcaccgcttaaaattcattacaagatactggggggtcaaatgtcagcatcatgtttaaagctagctgctgaaaatagccgcacatttgaggttttttttttttttttttaaagatattcatgggatttattaaacatttattagacatgtaggtaatgagttgacagttacattacgctcattgtttatccagctgtaaattatgaagatattgagaccccgctaatgtaaaaggtacgtttcccaaaacctcatgttatcgacttgcatagttggaaccattcagttgttatctaatgttgttagcaaataaccttattagcaacaaaggctttgggaaacgtgccttacagctggcggcttgccaaaccagtcacgtagccagtccctgtgctgcctgttgctggg
The sequence above is a segment of the Brienomyrus brachyistius isolate T26 chromosome 12, BBRACH_0.4, whole genome shotgun sequence genome. Coding sequences within it:
- the LOC125705359 gene encoding splicing factor U2AF 65 kDa subunit-like; this encodes MSDFDEFEKQLSENRQEREKERHKKRSRSRSLSRGEKHRRWSKDSRGRSHEKRSSSRDRKGRDRRSSSREHKKHSYSPRRSRKKRTYKYWDVPPPGFEHITPMQYKAMQAAGQIPTIALLATSTTSGVAVTPTQVPMVGSQMTRQARRLYVGNIPFGLTEEAMADFFNTQMRLAGLCQGPTNPVLAVQINQDKNFAFLEFRSVDETTQAMAFDGIIFQGQSLKIRRPHDYRPLPGISEQPAFHVPGVVSTVVPDSPHKLFVGGLPNYLSDDQVKELLTSFGPLKAFNLVKDSATSLSKGYAFCEYVDISATDQAVAGLNGMQLGDKKLIVQRASVGAKNANATAIIETPVTLQVPGLQRLQSSGMPTEVLCLLNMVMPEELVDDEDYEEILEDIREECCKYGNVRSIEIPRPVDGVEVPGCGKVGPVLSCTSGKKKTSVGTKHRLMGAFLAQKCFENGIIFCVRKTI